The DNA sequence GATGTGCTTGAGAAGCTTGCCGGTGTCAGGCGGCTGCCGAGACATCCTTGCCACAGCATGGCACTGAAAGTGTTGCTCCCCTGTTCGGCGGTACAGCTCCATGGCCAGCGTCGTCTTGCCCACACCGGCAGGCCCAACGATTGAGATGACTCTCAGGGTGCTGTTCTCGTCTTGCTCGCCATTGGCGGCTGAGACCAGCCATCTGAGCAACTTCTTGCTCGGGCCGTCGATGCCAATAAGATGGGGGTTTCCTTTGCAGCCAGGCTCAGGCTCAggctgcagcagcagctcaGGGTGGTTGTCATTATGCTTGCTTGGCAGAACAGTCATCCTCATATCTGAGCCACCAACTGTATGAGTATGACCACCAGCAAAACCGTCAGCCAGCAGGAGCTGTTCTATCCAGGCGAGGTTCAGCTCCGGAAGCTCTGCAGCCCGACGGGGAGCGCGGCCAGCGTTGAGGATGCCCTGTATCCGGTCGGCGAGGTCTCTCAGGTGCGCCAGCTGGTCCTTGATGGGGTCAATATGATGGTCCTGTTCCTGCCCTAGCACTGCCGACACGGCAAGCTGGCGCAGCGCAGCGACGATGGTGCGCAGCTCCTTCTCCAAGAAGGCGAGGGCACGCTGGTCGCCATCCTCAACTGTGATGTGCCCAGGACGGACCTTCGAACGAGATACCAACTCAGAGATCCTTCCAGGCAAGCAGGCACAAAGCCAGCGGTAGGGCTAGGGGGGCTCCAGCCCCCCCTACCGCTGCTGGCCTAGTGAAATTTCTAGTGTTTTTCTTTTAATTTTAGACATAAATTTATAAAGTAGGGTGGGCtgagaactttttttttttagatatattttgtgaatttcatTATTGGTCTATATTTTTAATCTAAGACTACTTTAaactaatatatttttttattacgaGGGATAATAGTAGAGCTAGGTCGATGTAGAATTTTTGTTcagctccccctaaatttttTTCTGGCTTCGTCCCTGCAGGCAAGGGATCCATCAGCTCCAGTACCTTCATCATTTCCTCCTTCACCACCACCGCTGCCTTCCTTGCCGCTGCAGTCTCCCTCTTTTGCTGGAGCTCGCGTGCTTTCGCTCGCACCCGAGCTCGCACAAGCGCTATCTCTCTATCATTTTTCTCATCTCCCTCTGCAAGTAGTCTCCGAATCTCTTTCTCGTCATCATCGTGTCTTGGAAGAGAAATATGAGACAAGTTTGCCGACATCTCTGTGTCTCCCTCTTTCTCATCCAGTGTCTTCATCTATTCTTCCCCCAGCAGTACAAGTTTGGGACAATCTTGGCGAGGATGATGTTCTGGAGGCTGGAGAGGTAGAGCTATAATCTCTTGTTTAAAGTACAGTTCGACTCAGGACCTACACATCAGGTATCCATCCACCCACCTACTAGTCACGTCACATGGGTTGTTTATATATCCCCTGTCTAACTTGCCGTTCTAACTTGCCTTATTAACTAAAATTTATCTAATTTTTACTAAtttatttatagaaaaaaagtgGAATGTGTAAGATGGGTCTTTAAACTTTTTCCACACTCTTATCCAGTGTTCTAAATCTCCGGATATAAGGTTAAGCGGCAACCTGGTCGATCTGCCATAGCCGCATTATCATCGCTATTTATCTACTAATAATCACTGGTCAATCCTCATCCACACGTTCCTAATAAAGCTTCACTCTTTATTTACTAGATGATAACTTGTGTGTTGCTGCAGAAATTCTATAGCATTGTTTATAAGAGAATTTATAGAGTGGGAaataataaaattataaaaagtaTTCTATGTCTAAACTGATGACTCCCCATTATATTAGACTTCTCGTTTGACCAATCACACATGTACTTTCGCTCTTTATTATGAGGCATGGTTGTATGGAATATTCCTGTGTTAGACATGTTAACATGAAATTGTATATACTCCTACTCAGATAACATTTTGTGTATCGGCGAGTCTGCATCGGTAAAGGAAGCAGGCAGCTTCACCAAAAAAATATCTTTCCATCCTTGTTCTTGTTGGATTTGTCTCTTATGGTGGGCCTTTTCCGAATTGCATCATGTCTAGTGCCCCTAACAGCCTTCTCCCTCAGATTCCGATCGCCAAATGAGTGATGCGGCTTGGTGCCATCTTTCAGCATTTTGTATTTTTCTGCTCTGGCTCAGGAACAATGATTGATGCAGCTTGGTGCTATCTATGACGCAACTGGATAACTGATGTCACAGCTTGTATAACTTAGGAAAAAAATCCATATTATTCCCTCCAAGTTTGGCCTATGTTTAAATAATCCTCTAAACTAACATTTGGTTTAATTTATTTCCTCCAACTATTTCAGTTTGTCCAACCAACACGTTAAAGAGattgttattttttatttctctatgtacaaattatattttagtttcaaattttatgAGGTGATAAGATATATTGTATTTTGTTTTAGAATATGCACTATGGATTTTTCATCATTATGTTTTATATGATATTGTATCTCTAGTGTTGATTTCCTGTAAGTAAAATGCATTGATAGTTCATTAATTTGTGAGGGTGTGTCGATTTGGTTCATCAGCTTTGAAAGTGCATTTTTTAAGTCCAAAACCTTAATCAACGGTGCATAAAGAGTCGATACCCTCCTTCGTTTGTTCTACGTTTATATTTGTAGAAAATCCttgtattttattttctttcacaAGCTTAATTACTCTTCCTTGTGCTAGGCGCTGAGGCGGAGCCTGCACCCATGCCGTCGGCCAACGACTCCTTCCAGGCTGCATCCATCGCTGCCATCCTCGCCATGTTCGGGTGGCACGCAGCGGCTGTCATCTACGAGGACTCGTCCTACTGGTAGTGGTCGGGCATCTTGTCGTTGGAGCCTATTCTGATAGTTCCTATTCTGCCGCCACCAACGCCAACCAACAGATGGAAGAGGAAGCAGAACGCTGCATCCTTGGCACTGTTAGTATAAAAAGAatctatttaggccttgtttagttcccaaaaaattttacaaaatttttcagattctccgtcacattaaatatttagacgcatgcatagagtattaaatatagacgaaaaataaaaactaattgtacagttgggtcggaattgacaagacgaatcttttgagcctagttaattcatgattggacaatatttgtcaaatacaaacgaaagtgctactattcctattttgcaaaattttttgaaactaaacaagcctaagaaacatgattttatattttatataatCTATTAGtagtaaggccctgtttagtttctcttggaattcaaaagtttgtcacatcgaatcttgcagtatatgtatgaaacattaaatataaattaaaaataactaattgaacAGTGAGGTTAAAAATCACAAgaggaatcttttgagtctagttagtctatggttgggtaataattgccaaatacaaacaaaagtgctacaatatcagaatctaaaaaattttcgtaTCTAAACGAGACCTAATAAGTTATAAATGTTGCGAGTTTTTGGGTTGGGACTATCACGAGGCACGTCTGTGACGTTGGTCCGCCGTTGGCAATTTGGCACACTTagaattatttgcaacttggcACAGTTGCCTTTCCACTTATCGCCTACCGCAATCACTATCGAGCTTGCTCCGGGGCCCTGCTCGTTTCAGCCTGCGAGAAAAGCTCGCAACTTTCCACCGTCTTCGTCTGAAAAATTTCTCAGGCGacgagccaaaaaaaaaaaagtttggaaGAACATGGAGCTCGCTGTGGGCGCCTCGGATAGCGCCATGAAGTCCCTCCTGGGCAAGCTTGGCAGCCTGCTTGCCCAGGAGTATACCTTAATCAGCGGCGTCCGCAGCGAGATCCAGTACATCAAGGACGAGCTCGCCAGCATGCACGCGTTCCTCCGCAACCTGGGCCACGCCGCCGGCGAGCACCATGACGAGCAGACCAAGGACTGGATGGAGCAGGTGCGCGACGTCGCGTACGACATCGAGGACTGCATCGACGACTTCGCGCATCGCCTGGGCGCGCAGCCGCGCGGAGAGGGCCTCCTGCCCGACCTCCGCCGCGCGTGGTACGCCATGGCCACGCTCTGGGCGCGCCGCGGCATCGCCGCGCAGATCGTCGACCTCAGGAACAGGGCGCAGGGCGTCGGCGAGCGCCGCACGAGGTACGGCGTCAAGGACCCGGGGCCGCCGGGCCCGGACGCGACCGCTAGCGCGGCAAGCAGTAGAGCCGCCGCGCCATCTTACCACGTCGGCGACCGTCCGCAGCCTGGCCGGCAGCTCGTTGGCACTCCGGAGCCGGTGGGGATGGAGGAAGAAATTGACAGGCTCGGCGCGTGGCTGACCGCGGAGCCGACCGACATGAGGGTTCTTGCCATCCTGGGATTCGGCGGACTCGGCAAGACGACGCTGGCGCTGGCACTGCACCGCAAGTTCGGCGAGAAATTCGACTCCCGAGCGTGCGTGCAGGCGTCGCAGAAGCTCAATCTGGCAGCGCTGCTGAGAAGCATCCTCAGGCAGGTCATGCCGCAGGTTCCTGACAAGGACCGTCAAGGTGGCGCCACCACACTCAGTGGGATCGAAGGATTGAGCGAGAAACAGCTTAAAGAGGAGCTCAAAATACACTTGGACAAAAAGAggtaaaccaaaaaaaaaaaaaagagtacacCAAGGATTCAATCAATTTATTAAGTAGGGAAATAATCCCTTGAAAAACAATGTTAGTATGCCATTGATTCAATTTATTTACACACGTTGTTCTAACTTCCAACAGGTATTTCCTCTTAATCGATGACCTGTGGTCTGTATCAGCCTGGGAAAACATCTGGGTATCTTTGCCGAAGAATAGCAATGGAAGCAGCATAGTGGTTACAACAAGATTCAAGTCTGTAGCTGAGGCCAGCAGACGCCAACAAGTGGGTTCCATCTATATTCTTGACCGGCTCTCTGAAGACAAATCAAAAAGCCTTTTCTTTGAGAGGATATTTGGCGGTAGTGATCCATGGCCAGATGAATTCAGAGACACCAAGGATAAGGTTCTTAAGAAATGTGGAGGCCTACCCTTAGCCATAGTTGCAGTAGCAGGGCTCTTGGCTAGGGACCCGAGGTCAATTAAACATTGGACGAAAGTGCAGGACTCTCTGGGATCAGAGCTGGAGACGAATCTCAACCCTGAAGGAGTGACCCAGATACTTAATCTCTGCTACAATGATTTGCCGGCCGATCAAAAGAATTGCTTACTGTACTTGAGCATTTTCCCAAAGGGTTACATCATCAGCCGGAAGCGCTTGGTCAGACGGTGGATAGCTGAAGGTTTCATTGTTGAGAAGCATGGCAACACAGTTGAAGAAGTTGCCGGGGAATTTTTTAACGAACTCATTAGTAGGAACATAATTCGGCCAGTTGACCACAGCAGTGATGGAAAAGTGAAGACTTGTCAAGTTCATGACATGATCCTTGAATATATTGTATCCAAGTCAAGTGAAGAAAATTTCATCACCGTAGCTGGTGGCCACTGGCTCATGGCAATGccaagcaacaaggttcgccGGCTCTCCCTGCATAGCAGTGACCCAGAGCATGCAAAAGCTGCGATAGAGAGCATGAACTTGTCACATGTCAGATCATTGACAGCGTTTGAGAGTTTAGAGCGTCTGCAATCTTTTTCATTCAAATTTGGGATACTGCAGGTGTTGGATCTTGAAGGTTGCAGGGGCTTGATGGTTAGTCATTTGCGTAAGATCTGCAAGATGTTCCATCTGAAGTACCTGAACTTACGCAAGACGAGCATCAAGAACCTCCCATCGGAAATCGGGAAGCTACAGTATTTGGAGACTCTGGATATAAGGGAGACAAATGTGCAGGAGCTGCCAGCATCTGTTGCTGACCTTCAAAAAATGGTTCATTTACTAGGAGGCAACAAATCCACTCGCCTTCCCTTGACATTCACACAAGCAATTGCAAAGATGATAGGACTACAAACATTATCCGGTATCGGGATCTGCAGGAGCTCAGGTGCAGCACTTGCAGACATGCACAATCTTACAAATTTGAAGAAGCTCAGCATCTACAACCTTAAAGACTTCGATGATAGCAACCGGAGATATAGTGACTTACTCTCTGCCATCGAATACCTAAGCGGTTGCTCCCTGAGGTCTCTTGCAATTGATGATGGCTTCACTGGCTTTCTTGATTCAGTGGCCTCTTTATCAACTCCCCCAAAATACATCCACATGCTTGATCTTTCCGGCAAACTGCCTAAAGTGCCTCAATGGATGGTTGAACTGGAAAACCTTGAGAAATTAACATTATCCTTGACTTCACTGAGTACATACACCCTATTCGTTCTTGCTCAGCTCCCTTTTCTATTCTCTCTTACGTTTTCGATAAATGCAGCAAGCCACCAACATCAGAGCACTGTAATAAAGATCCTGATGAACAACATGACAGATTCAGGAGGGAAGGTCCTGTTCCCTTCTGAAGGATTCCACAGTCTCAAACTACTTCGTTTCTCCGCACCATTGCTGCCATTGCTAAGCTTCCTTGAAGGTGCAATGCCAAAGCTCCAAAGGCTTGAGCTGAGATTTAAGGTGTTGGAAGGTTGCTATGGTGTTGAAAACCTTGAGAGCCTCCAGCAAGTGCTTCTTAGAGTCAGCCAACAGGCTTATGAAACTACGAGGGTAAAGGTGTCTGATATCAGAAGATCACTAAGCATGCATCCAAACAAACCCACAGTCATAGTTGATGAGTACTATGGATAACAAATGATTGTATCCCACTATCCCTAATATGTGCAAGATGCATTGTTGCATTAAGCCTTTTCTCTTTGTTTCAATACTAGCAAAATCAGCAGGCTTGTTTACAGAATATAAAAAAATGAAGATCTGATCTCGTCGAACTAATTTGCAAGCTTATACCAGCGAACATGTTTGGATATGGTTCTTTGTGTGCTTCTGTTTCGCTTAGGCCACGTACAACTATATATTGTCTATGTTGAAAACTCGATTGTTTTGCTGCTTAATGCAATAACACAGCTCCCAGAAGAGTTGAGGGAGCTGTTTAGCACTATCAGTAGCATGGGAAACCCACACTTTTCGAGAACAGTATCCGATCCATACAAAGTATGAAAATTATAACTTGAAATTTGCTACCTAGGTACCATTAGTGGTACCTCTCCGAGGACACTAAAAAAACTTTAAAATTTCTGGTACAGGCTGTTACTAGGATGCAATCATCATGTTGTCCAGTTGTGTCATGCCTACCTCTTAAAAGAGCATTTTGCCTTGTTGATTCGAATTTGTTGGCCTGTATCCATCCATCTCAATATTAGGTGGAGCAAGCTCTGTCCTTACCTGCCAAATAACAGTATTAGACTAGTTTCTTCCTTGAAAGGCTGAGTCACACTAATACATATTTAGTGCAAACTGTTATCAATCATGCAAAGTCATTTTCTTCAGACTGCCTCACATGAGTCAATTTCCATGCAGCGATGCCTACCTTTGCGGGCTGTTTGGTCTGATGTCCTCATGTACCAAATCAAaattggaaaaagtctacataaccccccaaactattaagggtggactacttcatctcctgaactataaaaccggatattctaccctctgaactttcaaaaccggtcaaagaaccccctagagtggttttggatggtggttttgtctttttattttttatttatttctgctaaatctttgaaaaatcataataaattatagaaaaatcataaaatgaaaattttaattttgttggacttctgatAAGTAGATATACACagcgaatatataatatggtatactttagtataaagtttttgttgtagctttaaatctatgtttttctgtaattaaatcGAATAATTGATATATGCGGTTCCTATaatccaattgtggtgaaatttttatggtgagctcattattgtatgcttgaactatggtaaaagtttcgtacctagtggatcacgtataacttagttatcaatttatttagctttattcttgttaaatctatgctttatctataactaagttatacgtgatccaatgagtatgaaatttttaccatagttcaagcatataataatgagcccaccataaaaattttaccacaattggaccacacgaactgcatatatgaattattcaaacTAATTACagtaaaacatagatttaaagttaCAGCAAAAacttgtactaaagtataccatgttATATATTCACAATGTAGATCAACTCatcaggagtccaacaaaattaaaattttcattttatgatttttttatgatttttaaagattcagtaaaaataaataaaaaagaaaaagacaaaaccaccctccaaaaccactcgagggtgttatttgaccggttttgaaagttcagggggtaaAATATCCGGTTTAATAGTTCGGAGGGTTAAGTAGTccaccctagatagtttgggggggttatgtagactttttccaatcAAAATTTGACAGCTTAATATAAAGCCAAAGTTATGGAAAGATCAAGCATAACACAACGCCCCCAGTTCAGCACCAATTTTTGGTTTAGTCACAGACCAAACACAGTCATTTCCCA is a window from the Sorghum bicolor cultivar BTx623 chromosome 5, Sorghum_bicolor_NCBIv3, whole genome shotgun sequence genome containing:
- the LOC8074384 gene encoding disease resistance protein RPM1, giving the protein MLRVFGLGLSRGTSVTLVRRWQFGTLRIICNLAQLPFHLSPTAITIELAPGPCSFQPARKARNFPPSSSEKFLRRRAKKKKVWKNMELAVGASDSAMKSLLGKLGSLLAQEYTLISGVRSEIQYIKDELASMHAFLRNLGHAAGEHHDEQTKDWMEQVRDVAYDIEDCIDDFAHRLGAQPRGEGLLPDLRRAWYAMATLWARRGIAAQIVDLRNRAQGVGERRTRYGVKDPGPPGPDATASAASSRAAAPSYHVGDRPQPGRQLVGTPEPVGMEEEIDRLGAWLTAEPTDMRVLAILGFGGLGKTTLALALHRKFGEKFDSRACVQASQKLNLAALLRSILRQVMPQVPDKDRQGGATTLSGIEGLSEKQLKEELKIHLDKKRYFLLIDDLWSVSAWENIWVSLPKNSNGSSIVVTTRFKSVAEASRRQQVGSIYILDRLSEDKSKSLFFERIFGGSDPWPDEFRDTKDKVLKKCGGLPLAIVAVAGLLARDPRSIKHWTKVQDSLGSELETNLNPEGVTQILNLCYNDLPADQKNCLLYLSIFPKGYIISRKRLVRRWIAEGFIVEKHGNTVEEVAGEFFNELISRNIIRPVDHSSDGKVKTCQVHDMILEYIVSKSSEENFITVAGGHWLMAMPSNKVRRLSLHSSDPEHAKAAIESMNLSHVRSLTAFESLERLQSFSFKFGILQVLDLEGCRGLMVSHLRKICKMFHLKYLNLRKTSIKNLPSEIGKLQYLETLDIRETNVQELPASVADLQKMVHLLGGNKSTRLPLTFTQAIAKMIGLQTLSGIGICRSSGAALADMHNLTNLKKLSIYNLKDFDDSNRRYSDLLSAIEYLSGCSLRSLAIDDGFTGFLDSVASLSTPPKYIHMLDLSGKLPKVPQWMVELENLEKLTLSLTSLSTYTLFVLAQLPFLFSLTFSINAASHQHQSTVIKILMNNMTDSGGKVLFPSEGFHSLKLLRFSAPLLPLLSFLEGAMPKLQRLELRFKVLEGCYGVENLESLQQVLLRVSQQAYETTRVKVSDIRRSLSMHPNKPTVIVDEYYG